In the genome of Pediococcus claussenii ATCC BAA-344, one region contains:
- a CDS encoding YhgE/Pip domain-containing protein has protein sequence MKQLKNFLVSRGVISALVLSLFYGFLVFVIYFTGYHAMPSKMNELPIAIVNQDSASKHLANQLNDDLPFKHIKKTGNLSKAKSDLNKRNTYMIINIPKNFNKSIKDNEPTKLNFYINESAQSSVTAGMKTVAQQVGDKISKQVIIKKGQTMLTESQLTILQNDVKAKQNELTQTVDSQKEKIAEAPAQMRPALENQLQQKSDVATAKLKDTVTSKEREIKKSVSKIYTPVSNSVEVKIHPFNKVRSGLNYSLAPFILNLSLYIGALMGTLLLYGTFAKFAKISGRFSSFAMLEIAMLLVAIIGSGVVTSSVIGMMHLNGSQFNQLWINQSLEMFAAYNLNAVLLLLLGQIGTSLNIFFTMFQVVAGGGMIPATIMNPFFHAVHYVAPMYYTVTAGFNIMYGGVGTENLWAQLGLLILALFVINLAIVTFKKRQTMINFSDLA, from the coding sequence ATGAAGCAGTTAAAAAATTTTCTGGTCAGCCGTGGCGTTATATCTGCGCTTGTATTATCCCTATTTTATGGGTTTTTAGTCTTTGTTATTTATTTCACAGGCTATCATGCTATGCCTTCTAAAATGAATGAACTTCCCATAGCAATTGTTAATCAGGACTCTGCTAGTAAGCATCTTGCTAATCAATTAAATGACGACCTTCCCTTCAAACATATAAAGAAAACTGGGAATCTTTCAAAAGCAAAATCTGATTTAAACAAGCGAAATACGTACATGATTATCAATATTCCAAAAAATTTTAATAAAAGTATTAAAGATAACGAACCAACAAAATTGAATTTTTATATTAATGAATCTGCCCAATCCTCAGTCACGGCAGGTATGAAGACCGTAGCCCAACAAGTCGGAGATAAAATTAGCAAACAAGTTATCATAAAAAAGGGACAGACAATGCTTACCGAAAGCCAGCTTACTATTCTTCAAAACGACGTTAAAGCAAAACAAAATGAACTGACACAAACAGTCGACAGCCAAAAAGAAAAAATTGCAGAGGCACCTGCTCAAATGCGCCCTGCACTGGAAAACCAATTACAACAAAAATCTGATGTAGCCACTGCTAAACTAAAAGACACAGTAACTTCTAAAGAAAGGGAAATTAAAAAAAGTGTTAGCAAGATCTATACGCCAGTATCTAACTCTGTTGAGGTAAAAATACATCCCTTTAACAAAGTTCGATCTGGTTTGAATTACTCACTAGCACCATTTATTCTAAATTTATCACTCTATATTGGAGCATTGATGGGAACTTTACTATTATATGGAACTTTTGCCAAATTTGCTAAGATCAGTGGTCGTTTTTCTTCCTTTGCCATGCTTGAAATAGCCATGTTGCTAGTTGCTATTATTGGTTCTGGTGTGGTTACAAGCAGCGTAATAGGTATGATGCATCTTAACGGTTCACAATTCAATCAACTTTGGATCAACCAGAGTTTAGAAATGTTTGCCGCATACAACTTAAATGCTGTCCTTCTCCTACTTCTAGGTCAGATTGGAACCTCTTTGAATATCTTCTTCACCATGTTCCAAGTTGTTGCTGGAGGTGGCATGATACCTGCAACAATCATGAATCCATTTTTCCATGCAGTCCATTACGTTGCACCAATGTACTATACCGTAACTGCTGGATTCAACATTATGTATGGTGGAGTTGGAACTGAAAATTTATGGGCACAACTCGGCCTTCTCATTTTGGCACTTTTTGTAATTAATCTTGCAATAGTAACATTTAAGAAACGACAAACTATGATTAATTTTTCTGATTTGGCTTGA
- a CDS encoding MmcQ/YjbR family DNA-binding protein, which yields MYEDPIFKESKINPQKALEFGFTTDSIGNFVYLIPIMQDQFTLLVQTTEGSPVQTKLTDNITGTEYVLHHNPQGAYSRKVQVEYHEALLKIQKNAFTSAVFAESKTQDIIKYIQQTYGDQLEFLWKKTPKNAIVRRPDTNKWYAALLTIPQNKIGLIGDIEITVLNLHVEPQKVESVVDNRTYFPGYHMNKKHWISVYLNNDEPIENILLLLDNSYRLGKKK from the coding sequence ATGTACGAAGATCCTATATTTAAAGAATCCAAAATCAATCCACAAAAGGCACTTGAATTTGGATTTACAACTGATTCTATTGGTAACTTTGTATATTTAATACCTATTATGCAAGATCAGTTTACCTTGTTAGTCCAAACTACTGAGGGCAGCCCTGTTCAAACCAAGTTAACCGATAACATTACAGGTACAGAATATGTTCTTCATCATAATCCACAAGGTGCTTATTCTAGGAAAGTTCAGGTGGAGTATCATGAGGCTCTTCTCAAAATACAGAAAAATGCTTTTACATCAGCGGTTTTTGCCGAGTCTAAAACCCAAGATATCATAAAATATATTCAGCAAACATATGGTGATCAGCTCGAATTTCTGTGGAAAAAAACTCCTAAAAATGCAATCGTGAGACGACCGGATACTAACAAGTGGTACGCAGCCCTGCTAACAATACCACAAAATAAAATTGGTCTAATAGGTGACATTGAAATCACCGTCCTCAACTTGCATGTCGAACCACAAAAAGTTGAATCGGTCGTTGATAACCGGACTTACTTTCCTGGCTATCACATGAATAAAAAACATTGGATTTCAGTCTACCTTAATAACGATGAGCCAATTGAAAATATTCTTTTACTACTTGATAATAGTTATCGTCTTGGAAAGAAAAAATAA
- a CDS encoding DUF3427 domain-containing protein, giving the protein MNPNDSFSDSILSGFVNQAAFPSLDEYSPQLLTNSEEETVKSHIDQELRTCTSFTFAVAFISNAVLTDLKVQFADLASRNVSGKILTSTYLVFNQPKVFEELLKIPNVEVRILDQATNFHAKGYIFEQSDHTSIIIGSSNLTSNALIKNYEWNLQLSSKDKGALTQQIQFQIELQFKHAQSLTSEWIEKYRKYYVENELTQKSNSLTPFQQRSQSEILPNKMQKHALKELQSLRANHGKRGLIISATGTGKTYLGAFDVRNFAPKKFLFIVHREQILKNALASFRRVIGGAESDFGILSGNSKNTTSRYLFATIQSISRDENLRNFAKNEFDYILIDEAHKTGANSYQRVINYFHPDFLLGMTATPERTDDFNIYELFDHNVAYEIRLQEAIESDLLSQFHYIGITDYEYNGQSIEDNTPLRNLISEERMNYVEQQLNYYGYDGDKIHGLIFCSRKDEAQEIASIMTKKGNPTVALTSDDSISKREQVVDQFEKGIFNYIVTVDIFNEGIDIPKINQVVMLRNTTSSIIFIQQLGRGLRKAPNKNFVTIIDFIGNYKNNYLIPIALTGDNTRNKNNLRSKVAFNQTIGLSSINFSEIARERIFNAINNSNLTLLTMLRDSYTSLKNQIGRVPYLLDFQKLGSVDADVFINKYDNYHQFLLKMKDAESLSTTENGFLTLISREFSNGMRIHELLLLKKLLANEGTYSKNQFLKDLHNQKTYSDPKTIASMQNHLNLSYFLPNDRKRYGNSSFLKLNEVNYELNMKVVNLYNTHEYFKNLIDDALNIGFLKNHNFDLQVPLTLYQKYTRRHVNRLIGWPTDQSSAIYGYREKDGICPIFVTYHKDKNLPAGKSHNNVFFNSSTLSWFTKIPRKLDSGEVVRLFEGNYNDTIKLLLFVKKSDDEGSDFYFMGQVDFDFNTVEQQSRIVNGKEKPVVKVNLKLRTPVKYDLYLDLSN; this is encoded by the coding sequence ATGAATCCAAATGATAGTTTTTCAGATTCAATTTTATCCGGTTTCGTTAATCAGGCAGCATTTCCGTCACTAGACGAATATTCACCACAACTACTAACTAACTCGGAAGAAGAAACCGTTAAAAGTCATATTGATCAGGAACTGCGAACTTGCACTAGCTTTACTTTCGCAGTTGCTTTTATTTCTAATGCTGTTTTGACGGATCTAAAAGTACAGTTTGCCGATCTAGCTAGTCGGAACGTCTCTGGTAAAATTCTAACTTCAACATACCTCGTATTTAACCAACCCAAAGTGTTTGAAGAATTACTAAAGATTCCAAATGTCGAAGTACGTATTTTAGACCAAGCAACAAATTTTCATGCTAAAGGCTATATTTTTGAACAAAGCGATCATACAAGCATTATTATTGGAAGCTCTAATCTTACTAGTAACGCGCTTATTAAGAACTACGAGTGGAATCTTCAACTCTCCTCGAAAGATAAGGGTGCATTAACCCAACAGATTCAATTCCAAATTGAACTTCAATTTAAGCATGCCCAATCCTTAACTTCCGAGTGGATAGAAAAATATCGTAAGTACTATGTTGAAAATGAACTTACTCAAAAATCAAACTCATTAACTCCATTTCAACAACGTTCTCAATCTGAAATACTTCCAAATAAAATGCAGAAACATGCTTTAAAAGAGTTACAAAGTTTGCGCGCAAATCATGGCAAACGAGGTTTAATCATCTCCGCAACTGGAACGGGCAAAACTTACCTCGGTGCCTTCGATGTTCGTAATTTTGCACCCAAAAAGTTTTTATTCATTGTTCATCGCGAACAAATTTTAAAAAATGCCCTAGCTAGTTTTCGTCGGGTAATCGGTGGAGCTGAATCTGATTTTGGCATTCTTTCTGGAAACTCAAAAAACACAACCAGTCGTTATTTATTTGCAACAATTCAGTCTATTTCTAGAGACGAAAACTTACGCAATTTTGCAAAAAATGAATTCGACTATATTCTAATTGATGAAGCACATAAAACTGGCGCTAACAGTTATCAACGCGTAATCAACTACTTTCACCCTGACTTCCTACTGGGAATGACAGCAACACCCGAGCGAACCGATGATTTCAATATTTACGAACTGTTTGACCATAATGTGGCTTACGAGATCCGTCTGCAAGAAGCAATTGAATCTGATTTATTAAGTCAATTCCACTACATTGGTATTACTGATTACGAATATAACGGGCAAAGCATCGAAGACAACACTCCGTTAAGAAATTTAATTTCAGAAGAACGCATGAACTATGTTGAACAACAATTAAATTACTATGGCTATGACGGGGATAAAATTCACGGATTAATATTCTGTAGTCGTAAAGACGAGGCACAGGAAATTGCATCAATCATGACCAAAAAGGGAAATCCTACAGTTGCCTTAACTAGTGATGATTCGATTTCAAAACGTGAACAAGTCGTTGATCAATTTGAAAAGGGAATTTTCAACTACATTGTCACTGTAGACATTTTTAATGAAGGAATTGATATTCCTAAAATTAACCAAGTTGTGATGCTTCGTAATACAACTTCCAGTATTATTTTCATTCAGCAGTTAGGACGTGGACTTCGGAAAGCCCCCAATAAGAATTTCGTTACTATTATCGACTTTATCGGGAATTACAAAAACAACTACCTCATTCCAATAGCCCTAACTGGCGATAATACGCGAAACAAGAATAATTTACGCAGCAAAGTAGCCTTTAATCAAACAATTGGTCTTTCTTCAATCAATTTTAGTGAGATTGCTCGTGAAAGGATATTCAATGCTATTAATAACAGCAATTTAACTTTATTAACTATGTTGCGGGATTCCTATACATCGTTAAAAAATCAGATCGGACGAGTTCCATATTTACTAGATTTCCAAAAATTGGGATCCGTTGATGCTGATGTTTTCATCAATAAATATGATAATTACCATCAATTCTTATTAAAAATGAAGGATGCTGAATCCCTATCCACCACCGAAAATGGATTCCTAACTTTAATCTCACGTGAATTTTCCAACGGAATGCGAATTCACGAATTATTATTACTTAAAAAACTGCTTGCCAATGAGGGGACCTATTCTAAAAATCAGTTTTTAAAAGATCTTCACAATCAAAAAACTTATAGTGACCCCAAAACAATTGCTTCGATGCAGAACCATTTAAACCTATCTTATTTCTTACCCAATGATCGCAAAAGATACGGTAACTCATCGTTTTTGAAGTTAAATGAAGTTAACTATGAACTTAACATGAAGGTAGTTAACCTCTATAATACCCACGAATACTTTAAAAATTTAATTGATGATGCACTTAATATCGGATTCTTAAAAAATCATAATTTTGATTTGCAAGTGCCACTCACTCTCTACCAAAAATACACCCGTCGTCATGTCAATCGACTAATCGGTTGGCCAACTGATCAGTCTTCAGCAATTTATGGTTATCGAGAAAAAGATGGTATCTGCCCTATCTTTGTAACTTATCACAAGGATAAAAATCTCCCCGCTGGAAAAAGTCATAATAATGTATTCTTCAATTCGTCCACATTAAGTTGGTTTACTAAAATCCCCCGCAAGTTAGACTCCGGGGAAGTTGTTAGACTATTTGAGGGGAATTACAATGATACTATTAAACTTTTATTATTCGTCAAAAAAAGTGATGATGAAGGCTCTGATTTTTACTTCATGGGTCAAGTCGACTTTGATTTCAATACGGTTGAACAACAGAGCAGAATTGTTAACGGAAAAGAGAAACCGGTCGTCAAAGTTAACTTGAAACTTCGCACTCCGGTAAAATATGATTTATATTTGGACCTGTCCAATTAG
- a CDS encoding metal-dependent hydrolase: MKIIYHGHSCVEVTLDNKMVLIFDPFITGNPQTDIDLNHHVDYIFVSHGHAHHVGDMVALSKKFNAPIIAIEELAHFAEVQGATTHPMNLGGSSTLPFGFVKVMHAQHSSSIEINGQPQYAGDACGFLVKADNKTIYFAGDTSNFGDMELFGKAFNIDVALLPIGGRYTMGPSEAAICARRLQASKVIPIHYNTYPEIQQDPKKFATLLPEGTVQILNSGEYFDVQ; this comes from the coding sequence ATGAAAATTATTTATCATGGCCATTCATGCGTTGAGGTTACTTTAGATAATAAAATGGTATTAATATTCGATCCATTCATTACTGGTAATCCCCAAACCGATATTGATTTAAACCATCACGTTGACTATATTTTCGTATCACATGGTCATGCTCATCATGTTGGGGACATGGTTGCACTTTCAAAAAAATTTAATGCTCCAATTATCGCAATTGAAGAATTGGCTCATTTTGCTGAAGTTCAAGGTGCTACAACACATCCAATGAACCTTGGTGGCAGTTCTACTCTTCCATTCGGTTTCGTCAAAGTTATGCACGCTCAGCATTCTTCGAGTATTGAAATTAATGGTCAACCACAATATGCTGGCGATGCTTGTGGTTTTCTAGTCAAAGCTGATAACAAAACCATTTATTTTGCGGGCGATACCTCCAACTTTGGAGATATGGAATTGTTTGGCAAGGCCTTCAACATTGACGTTGCACTACTACCAATTGGTGGTCGCTACACAATGGGCCCTTCTGAAGCTGCAATCTGTGCTCGGCGCCTACAAGCCTCAAAAGTCATTCCAATCCACTACAATACTTATCCCGAGATTCAGCAAGACCCTAAAAAATTTGCTACATTATTACCTGAGGGAACTGTTCAAATTTTGAATTCTGGAGAATACTTTGACGTTCAATGA
- a CDS encoding PTS sugar transporter subunit IIA has translation MKLLLMSHGNMAIETLASARMIVGDIANTAAIGLQPNQGPEDLQKAAEDFINDNPNDEKIIVAVDLLGGTPSNVVVKLIAEYPELEVVSGLNLPMVLSYANQVMMGMEVEKQTLISEAQNGIIDVNKRLNE, from the coding sequence ATGAAATTATTGTTGATGAGTCATGGAAATATGGCTATTGAAACTCTAGCAAGTGCTCGAATGATTGTTGGAGATATAGCTAATACAGCGGCTATTGGATTACAACCGAATCAAGGACCTGAAGATTTGCAGAAGGCAGCAGAGGATTTTATTAATGATAATCCCAATGATGAAAAGATCATCGTGGCTGTTGATTTGTTAGGAGGAACACCATCAAATGTTGTGGTGAAACTGATTGCTGAATACCCTGAGTTGGAGGTAGTTAGTGGTCTAAATTTACCAATGGTACTTAGCTACGCAAACCAAGTTATGATGGGGATGGAAGTAGAAAAACAGACTTTAATAAGTGAAGCACAAAATGGAATTATTGATGTTAATAAGCGTTTAAACGAATAG
- a CDS encoding PTS system mannose/fructose/N-acetylgalactosamine-transporter subunit IIB, producing the protein MAITAVRIDGRLIHGQVANLWSTKLGITRIMVIDDKVAASDIEKSGLKLARPTGVDLSVLPEKTAAEHIKRGGYDSQKVFIVVRRPEILVDLVNDGVELDTINVGNMSQNEQTTQLTNSINVVQEDVDAFNALHDKGIKITAQMVPGDDAKDFMDILKKFRVKN; encoded by the coding sequence ATGGCGATAACAGCAGTTCGTATTGATGGAAGATTAATCCATGGACAAGTTGCTAACTTGTGGAGTACTAAGTTAGGAATTACAAGAATAATGGTAATTGATGACAAGGTAGCCGCGAGTGACATTGAAAAGTCGGGGTTAAAGTTAGCTCGACCGACAGGCGTGGATCTAAGTGTTTTGCCGGAAAAAACGGCCGCAGAACACATTAAACGTGGGGGATATGATTCGCAAAAAGTATTCATAGTTGTAAGAAGACCAGAGATTTTAGTTGATTTAGTTAATGATGGAGTTGAATTAGATACGATTAATGTTGGAAATATGTCACAAAATGAACAAACTACCCAGTTAACTAATTCAATTAATGTTGTTCAAGAAGATGTTGATGCCTTTAATGCGCTACATGATAAAGGAATTAAGATAACTGCACAAATGGTCCCAGGAGATGATGCTAAGGACTTTATGGATATTTTGAAAAAATTCCGTGTAAAAAACTAG
- a CDS encoding PTS mannose/fructose/sorbose/N-acetylgalactosamine transporter subunit IIC produces the protein MGTGIAIWQVIILTIYSMYQIMDELTLQTSLSQPVWAGLIAGLVMGDIKTGLIIGGSLQLTVLGVGTFGGASKIDANSGTVMATAFAIGTGMRPEVAVAALGVPVASLMIQTDILARFANTFFQHRVDKMIDKEDYKGIERNYLYGVLPWTLSRGIPVFLALAFGGPFVRSAVTYMNANLDWLSNGLATAGALLPAVGFAILLRYLPVKKHWPYLILGFVITALMSTVYGNISLIGTTLAGMNKTFTTAFASLPMLGIALIGFALAAIEYNRASREMAKAENAPTKTTTTDNNIEEQDGEIHGDEI, from the coding sequence ATGGGTACAGGAATTGCGATTTGGCAGGTTATTATTTTAACAATTTACTCAATGTATCAGATTATGGATGAATTAACCCTTCAAACCAGTTTAAGTCAACCGGTTTGGGCCGGGCTTATTGCAGGTTTGGTCATGGGAGATATCAAGACTGGGCTGATTATTGGTGGTAGTTTGCAACTTACTGTTCTTGGAGTTGGAACCTTTGGTGGAGCATCTAAAATTGATGCAAACTCAGGAACGGTTATGGCAACTGCATTCGCGATTGGGACGGGAATGAGGCCAGAAGTTGCGGTTGCAGCACTTGGTGTTCCCGTTGCCAGCCTAATGATTCAAACGGATATTTTAGCAAGATTTGCTAATACTTTCTTCCAGCATCGAGTAGATAAAATGATCGATAAAGAAGATTACAAGGGAATTGAGCGTAATTATTTATACGGAGTGCTCCCATGGACTTTATCACGTGGTATTCCAGTATTCTTAGCACTTGCATTTGGTGGACCATTTGTTCGTTCAGCAGTTACTTACATGAATGCCAACTTAGATTGGTTAAGTAATGGATTAGCAACCGCAGGAGCATTGCTTCCGGCCGTCGGTTTTGCTATCTTACTTCGTTATTTGCCAGTTAAAAAGCATTGGCCATATTTGATTTTAGGATTTGTAATTACAGCTCTTATGTCAACTGTATACGGTAATATTTCATTGATTGGAACAACGTTGGCAGGAATGAATAAGACATTTACAACAGCATTTGCAAGTTTACCAATGTTAGGAATTGCTTTGATTGGATTTGCCTTAGCAGCTATTGAATATAACAGAGCAAGTAGAGAAATGGCAAAGGCAGAAAACGCGCCAACTAAGACCACAACCACAGATAACAATATTGAAGAACAGGATGGTGAAATTCATGGAGACGAAATCTAA
- a CDS encoding PTS system mannose/fructose/sorbose family transporter subunit IID: METKSKKNFEMTKKDFNQINRRSLFFNQWGWNYERMQGSGYLYILMPQLRKLYGDHTPELKSAMKMQNQFFNTSNFFNTIIQGIDIAIEEKEGASSIETVAGIKSGLMGPFAAIGDSIFAALVPAIMGAIAANMAVQGNAVGAFLWMAVNFVIMWFRWIQLRFAYNQGVNLVTALQGQLNALTDAATLLGVYVVGALAATMVNTKIIYVAHLGKMAVNFQDKIDMIMPKLIPALIVGAIYWMLGRKRMTSTRAIFIVIIVAVILSALGVLGKAV, from the coding sequence ATGGAGACGAAATCTAAAAAGAACTTTGAAATGACCAAAAAGGATTTTAATCAAATTAATCGACGTAGCTTGTTCTTTAATCAGTGGGGATGGAACTACGAAAGAATGCAAGGATCAGGGTATTTATATATTTTAATGCCACAACTACGTAAGTTGTATGGGGATCATACCCCTGAACTTAAAAGTGCAATGAAGATGCAAAATCAATTTTTCAATACTAGTAACTTCTTTAACACAATCATCCAAGGAATTGATATTGCGATTGAAGAAAAAGAAGGTGCAAGTTCAATTGAAACAGTTGCCGGAATTAAATCTGGTTTGATGGGACCTTTTGCCGCAATTGGTGATTCAATTTTTGCCGCATTAGTACCAGCAATAATGGGTGCAATTGCTGCTAACATGGCAGTCCAAGGTAACGCGGTGGGTGCATTCTTATGGATGGCAGTTAACTTTGTAATTATGTGGTTCCGCTGGATTCAGCTTAGATTTGCATATAATCAAGGAGTTAATTTGGTAACGGCTTTGCAGGGACAGTTAAATGCTTTAACGGATGCTGCGACACTTTTAGGTGTTTATGTCGTTGGAGCACTGGCTGCTACCATGGTTAATACAAAAATTATTTACGTAGCGCATTTAGGGAAAATGGCAGTTAACTTCCAAGACAAAATCGATATGATCATGCCTAAGTTAATACCAGCATTAATTGTGGGTGCTATTTACTGGATGCTTGGACGTAAGCGAATGACTTCGACCCGTGCAATCTTTATTGTAATAATCGTTGCCGTTATTCTTTCAGCACTTGGAGTTTTGGGAAAAGCTGTTTAA
- a CDS encoding SIS domain-containing protein yields MYNKTDEELTKLGAVITTNEIKQEPELWQEAFENYIAKKNEIDNFIEKITNEVTGRIRVIFTGAGSSAYVGDTAAPYLSENGDRKHFVFEAIDTTKIVSTPKQYLEANQPTILVSFARSGNSPESVATVDIAEKMVKKLWQLTITCAPEGKLAQHAESDDHNLVLLQPALSNDKGFAMTGSFSCMLLTTLLVFDTKHTDEEKSQYVKQISSMGREVIKRENEIQKLVDLDFDRLVYLGSGALGGLTREAQLKVLELTAGQKATVFDTSMGFRHGPKSFINEKTLLFDFISNDAYSRQYDIDILDEVAGDKIALSTMGVGVKSKQNFENDNFVFEEGTDSIPDGYMAFPDIMFAQTLALLTSIKVKNTPDTPSATGTVNRVVKGVTIHDFE; encoded by the coding sequence ATGTACAACAAAACAGATGAAGAATTAACTAAATTAGGTGCAGTTATTACTACTAATGAAATTAAACAGGAACCAGAACTATGGCAAGAGGCTTTCGAAAACTATATAGCGAAAAAAAATGAAATTGATAACTTTATTGAGAAGATTACTAATGAAGTAACTGGTCGAATTAGAGTTATTTTTACCGGTGCAGGTTCCTCTGCTTATGTTGGTGATACGGCAGCTCCGTATCTAAGTGAAAATGGAGATAGGAAACATTTTGTCTTTGAAGCAATTGATACAACTAAGATTGTTTCTACTCCGAAGCAGTATTTGGAAGCCAATCAGCCAACCATTCTAGTTTCATTTGCACGAAGTGGAAATAGTCCCGAAAGTGTTGCAACAGTTGATATAGCTGAAAAAATGGTGAAAAAACTTTGGCAGCTAACAATTACATGTGCACCTGAAGGAAAGTTAGCACAACATGCAGAAAGTGATGACCATAATTTAGTTTTGCTTCAACCGGCATTATCAAATGACAAGGGCTTTGCAATGACGGGAAGTTTTAGTTGTATGCTGTTAACCACGTTGCTTGTTTTTGATACTAAACATACGGATGAAGAAAAATCACAGTATGTTAAACAAATCAGTTCCATGGGTCGAGAAGTGATTAAGCGAGAAAATGAAATTCAAAAATTGGTTGATCTAGATTTTGATCGTTTAGTGTACTTGGGATCTGGAGCGCTTGGCGGTTTAACTAGGGAAGCTCAACTCAAAGTTTTGGAATTGACGGCTGGTCAAAAGGCAACAGTCTTTGATACTTCAATGGGATTTAGACACGGTCCTAAGTCATTTATTAATGAAAAGACATTGTTATTCGATTTTATTAGCAATGATGCATATTCACGACAGTATGATATCGATATTTTAGATGAAGTGGCAGGAGACAAAATTGCGCTCTCTACAATGGGAGTTGGAGTGAAATCTAAGCAAAATTTTGAAAATGATAATTTTGTGTTTGAGGAAGGAACTGACAGTATTCCAGATGGATACATGGCATTTCCAGATATAATGTTTGCACAAACCCTAGCATTATTAACTTCAATCAAGGTTAAAAACACACCAGATACACCATCGGCAACAGGAACCGTTAATCGTGTTGTTAAAGGTGTAACAATTCATGACTTTGAATAG
- the nagA gene encoding N-acetylglucosamine-6-phosphate deacetylase — protein sequence MEYFIHANKFFLSSNVEIGGYLQVVNGKFGRYQKDKPDGKIVDYQDKWIAPGLVDTHIHGLLNHDVMDNDADGINEMAKGLLKCGVTSWLPTTLTASSDQLKAVVTTISDNITKFDGAKIKGIHFEGPYYTEKHKGAQNPKYFENPSIEEFHKWQNAAHGLINKISIAPERKGAVEFTNVISAEGVTVALGHSDATFEQAKNCVEAGATMFTHTFNGMSGLDHRKPGMVGAAMSLNDVTDELICDGHHVNPYVVKTLINAKTPEHIALVTDCMKAGMMPDGNYILGEFPVEVANGTARLKSNGSLAGSILLLKDAVKNVVDWNVVTAEKAIQMASANAADSVNVGNQCGRILPGRDADFIVLNNEMQLEATYLDGNQVYSK from the coding sequence TTGGAATATTTTATCCATGCTAATAAGTTTTTTCTAAGTAGTAATGTTGAAATTGGTGGATATCTACAAGTAGTTAATGGAAAATTTGGAAGATATCAGAAAGATAAACCCGATGGAAAGATTGTGGATTATCAAGATAAATGGATTGCTCCCGGCTTAGTTGATACTCATATTCACGGGTTACTTAACCATGATGTGATGGATAATGATGCTGATGGAATAAATGAAATGGCCAAGGGGTTATTAAAATGTGGAGTAACTTCGTGGTTGCCCACAACCTTAACTGCAAGCTCAGACCAACTTAAAGCAGTGGTTACAACAATTAGCGATAATATAACAAAGTTTGATGGAGCAAAAATTAAGGGAATTCATTTTGAGGGGCCTTATTATACTGAGAAACATAAAGGCGCACAGAATCCAAAATATTTTGAAAATCCTAGTATTGAAGAGTTTCACAAATGGCAAAATGCGGCACATGGGTTGATTAATAAAATCTCTATTGCGCCAGAACGAAAAGGCGCAGTGGAATTTACAAATGTAATTAGTGCTGAAGGAGTGACAGTTGCACTAGGTCATAGTGATGCCACGTTTGAACAAGCAAAGAACTGCGTTGAAGCTGGAGCAACGATGTTTACGCATACTTTTAATGGTATGAGTGGTTTAGATCATAGGAAACCAGGGATGGTTGGGGCTGCGATGAGTCTCAACGATGTTACCGATGAGTTGATATGTGATGGCCATCACGTTAATCCTTACGTGGTAAAAACGTTAATTAATGCAAAGACACCTGAACACATCGCGTTGGTGACTGATTGTATGAAAGCAGGCATGATGCCAGATGGTAATTACATTTTAGGTGAATTTCCTGTTGAAGTAGCCAATGGCACGGCGCGTCTTAAAAGTAACGGTAGTTTAGCGGGAAGTATATTACTGTTAAAAGATGCTGTTAAAAACGTTGTTGACTGGAATGTGGTGACGGCAGAAAAGGCAATTCAGATGGCGTCTGCTAATGCAGCTGATAGTGTAAATGTTGGTAATCAATGTGGAAGAATCTTACCGGGAAGAGATGCTGATTTCATTGTGTTAAATAATGAAATGCAATTAGAAGCTACTTACCTGGATGGAAATCAAGTTTATAGTAAATAA